The following proteins are co-located in the Desulfatitalea tepidiphila genome:
- a CDS encoding two-component system sensor histidine kinase NtrB produces the protein MVQFQSANSPSKAISVHIHPKLRWLMLARVLFTALLLGATIIFQSRLGSTTNPLVGLIYVLIAAIFVLSLIYAALFPKITRHELFAFIQIAIDSFIVSLIVLITGGFFSLFTFLYLVVIIYASMILYLRGGLLIAIFSSIQYAALVIAQFTEVAPCLAAVADGSPGRLDGLYVTYKILITTAAGFAVAVLSGMLTEQNRKTQKELTTMEAHLKRVEKMAYMGEMAAGLAHEIKNPLASLVGSIQILKEDLRYNPDHERLMDIVLRETDRLGTLVNDFLFFARPPAGKPEILDLEEAICDIVQLFEKDTHHARHVEIKQTLSPGIRVLMDSAHLRQIIWNLLLNAAEAVSEDGRIEIHAVAIKNNEVSVHVIDNGCGIADNVIQTIFDPFFTTKSEGTGLGLSIVHRILEAYDSRLQVQSELGKGTTFSFTLKRSGKVH, from the coding sequence TTGGTTCAATTTCAATCAGCTAACTCGCCAAGTAAAGCGATTAGCGTTCATATTCATCCAAAGCTTCGATGGCTGATGCTCGCGCGGGTGCTGTTCACCGCATTGCTTCTGGGCGCAACCATCATTTTTCAGTCCCGACTTGGCAGCACGACCAATCCCTTGGTAGGGCTGATTTATGTCCTCATTGCCGCGATTTTCGTGCTCTCCCTGATATATGCGGCGTTATTCCCGAAGATCACACGACATGAACTGTTCGCTTTCATTCAAATTGCGATCGACTCTTTTATAGTATCGCTTATCGTCTTGATTACTGGCGGATTTTTCAGCTTGTTCACTTTTCTTTACCTGGTGGTCATTATTTATGCCAGCATGATCCTTTATCTGCGAGGGGGCCTATTGATCGCTATCTTCAGCAGTATTCAATATGCTGCTCTTGTCATAGCACAATTTACAGAGGTAGCCCCCTGCCTCGCAGCCGTGGCAGATGGTTCGCCGGGTCGCTTGGATGGCCTTTATGTCACCTATAAAATTTTGATCACGACCGCTGCCGGTTTCGCAGTCGCAGTTTTGAGTGGAATGTTGACCGAACAAAACCGCAAAACACAAAAAGAGCTGACAACCATGGAAGCCCATCTAAAACGGGTTGAGAAGATGGCGTACATGGGAGAGATGGCAGCCGGCTTGGCCCATGAGATCAAAAATCCGTTGGCATCTCTGGTGGGTTCAATCCAAATTCTCAAGGAGGATTTGAGATATAATCCCGACCACGAACGCCTGATGGACATCGTACTGCGTGAGACTGACAGGTTGGGAACCCTGGTCAACGATTTTTTGTTTTTTGCCAGACCGCCTGCAGGAAAACCTGAGATCCTGGACCTGGAGGAGGCCATATGCGATATCGTACAACTCTTTGAAAAGGACACTCACCACGCCAGGCATGTCGAGATCAAGCAGACCCTATCCCCCGGTATCCGGGTGCTGATGGATTCCGCTCACCTGCGTCAAATTATATGGAATTTGTTGTTGAATGCGGCTGAAGCCGTATCGGAGGATGGTCGGATCGAAATTCACGCCGTGGCCATCAAGAACAACGAGGTGAGCGTCCACGTCATCGACAATGGATGCGGTATCGCGGACAATGTGATACAGACCATTTTCGATCCTTTTTTCACAACCAAATCTGAAGGGACTGGGCTGGGGCTGTCTATTGTCCATCGTATCCTGGAAGCCTATGACAGCCGTCTTCAGGTTCAGTCGGAACTTGGTAAGGGCACAACTTTCTCCTTTACGCTAAAACGATCCGGCAAGGTCCATTGA